In Marisediminicola antarctica, one DNA window encodes the following:
- a CDS encoding Rossmann-like and DUF2520 domain-containing protein has product MTPAPHQRSGRLGVGIVGSGHVGPILGAALAGAGHAIVGISAISAASLERADAILPGVPILPVPEVVERSELVILAVPESELEALVAGLAATKAWQPGQLVMHTVARFGTGVLAPAVALGAIPLAIHPAMAFTGTSVDLARLVESHFAVTAAAPVQPIGQALVVEMGGEPVIVAEADRPAYAEAIATATSFSAAIVEQATGILSEIGIEAPGRLLAPLVRTSVENALRRAP; this is encoded by the coding sequence ATGACCCCCGCCCCGCACCAGCGGTCAGGACGCCTCGGCGTCGGCATCGTCGGCTCCGGTCACGTCGGCCCCATCCTCGGTGCGGCCCTCGCGGGTGCAGGCCACGCGATCGTCGGCATCTCGGCGATTTCCGCCGCGAGCCTCGAACGCGCCGATGCGATCCTGCCTGGCGTGCCGATTCTGCCGGTGCCGGAGGTTGTCGAGCGTAGCGAGCTCGTGATCCTCGCCGTGCCCGAGTCGGAGCTCGAGGCACTCGTCGCCGGACTCGCCGCGACGAAGGCCTGGCAGCCCGGGCAGCTCGTCATGCACACTGTCGCGCGGTTCGGCACGGGCGTGCTCGCTCCGGCGGTGGCGCTCGGCGCGATTCCGCTCGCGATCCACCCGGCAATGGCGTTCACGGGCACCTCGGTCGATCTGGCGCGGCTCGTGGAGAGCCACTTCGCGGTGACCGCGGCGGCCCCGGTGCAGCCGATCGGTCAGGCGCTGGTGGTGGAGATGGGTGGCGAGCCGGTGATCGTCGCCGAGGCGGACCGCCCCGCGTACGCGGAGGCGATTGCGACCGCGACGAGTTTCTCGGCGGCGATCGTTGAGCAGGCCACCGGCATCCTGTCCGAGATCGGCATCGAAGCGCCCGGACGCCTGCTCGCCCCGCTCGTGCGCACCTCCGTCGAGAACGCGCTGCGCCGCGCGCCGTAG
- a CDS encoding PH domain-containing protein, which yields MTNRVDLPGITWRRVSGKYVVAELLGLVATAVVLAGATTPLYLIGWDGAPWATLAAVGFVLLFAAFTPRRVRAIGYQLRDDDLVFRRGVLQQRFVAVPYGRMQLIDINRGPLSRVLGLSELRFVTAAASTGVTIPGLPAADAEALRDALVELAESRRAGL from the coding sequence GTGACCAATCGAGTCGACCTGCCCGGGATCACCTGGCGGCGTGTATCGGGCAAGTATGTCGTCGCCGAGCTGCTCGGACTTGTCGCCACCGCGGTCGTGCTCGCTGGCGCGACCACCCCCCTCTACCTCATCGGCTGGGACGGCGCCCCGTGGGCGACGCTCGCCGCGGTCGGGTTCGTGCTGCTCTTCGCGGCGTTCACCCCGCGCCGTGTGCGCGCCATCGGGTACCAGCTGCGCGACGACGACCTCGTGTTCCGCCGCGGGGTGCTGCAGCAACGGTTCGTCGCTGTGCCCTACGGGCGCATGCAGCTCATCGACATCAACCGCGGACCGCTGTCCCGCGTGCTCGGGCTGAGCGAGCTGCGGTTCGTCACCGCCGCCGCCTCGACCGGGGTGACCATTCCCGGGCTGCCCGCCGCCGACGCCGAGGCACTGCGCGACGCTCTCGTCGAGCTCGCCGAGAGCAGGCGGGCGGGGCTGTGA
- a CDS encoding DUF3180 family protein, whose translation MKRTKASTLLLLVAIGAFGAGLVQAVLASVGRPIIIPPFTLPAALAAIGVIVVMMAVPISRMVRGTSSARGPVDPFYATRVVMLAKASALGGGLLTGGGIGLLVYLLSRSVAPGVGSLGLTIAALVGAGVLLAGGLIAEFMCRIPPDNDNDDDKPLRASPGA comes from the coding sequence GTGAAGCGCACCAAGGCGTCGACGCTCCTGCTGCTCGTCGCGATCGGCGCTTTCGGAGCCGGACTCGTGCAGGCGGTGCTCGCCTCCGTGGGCCGACCCATCATCATCCCGCCGTTCACGCTGCCCGCCGCACTCGCCGCCATCGGCGTCATCGTCGTGATGATGGCCGTGCCGATCAGCCGCATGGTGCGGGGCACCTCGAGCGCGCGCGGCCCCGTCGACCCGTTCTACGCGACCCGGGTGGTGATGCTCGCCAAGGCATCCGCTCTCGGCGGCGGGCTGCTCACCGGAGGCGGAATCGGGCTCCTTGTCTACCTGCTGAGCCGATCGGTCGCACCGGGGGTAGGCTCGCTGGGATTGACGATCGCCGCCCTCGTCGGCGCTGGGGTGCTGCTGGCCGGCGGCCTCATCGCAGAATTCATGTGCCGCATCCCTCCCGACAACGACAACGATGATGACAAGCCCCTCCGCGCGAGCCCAGGGGCGTGA
- the folB gene encoding dihydroneopterin aldolase encodes MTTSQDESPTTPTSPTTPTSPAPPTSPAPPAPPTTPKLTGPEPTGPTGVPEHQHPAPKITGPEPTGEEAEPEPASGSLPLDSITLTGLRATAHHGVFEHERAEGQEFVIDVTVWLDFAAAAASDALERTIHYGVLAEEVVAAVERDPVDLIETVAERIAAVVLEHRPARRVRVTLHKPSAPITVPFADVAVTITRARP; translated from the coding sequence GTGACCACGAGCCAGGACGAGTCCCCGACGACCCCGACGTCCCCGACGACCCCGACGTCCCCGGCGCCCCCGACGTCCCCGGCGCCCCCGGCGCCCCCGACGACGCCAAAGCTCACCGGTCCGGAGCCGACCGGGCCGACCGGGGTGCCTGAGCACCAGCATCCGGCACCGAAGATCACCGGGCCCGAGCCCACCGGCGAGGAGGCCGAGCCGGAGCCCGCGTCCGGGTCGCTGCCGCTCGACTCGATCACGCTCACCGGGTTGCGCGCGACCGCACACCACGGGGTCTTCGAGCACGAGCGCGCCGAGGGCCAGGAGTTCGTCATCGACGTCACCGTCTGGCTCGACTTTGCGGCGGCAGCGGCGAGCGACGCGCTCGAGCGAACGATCCACTACGGCGTGCTCGCCGAGGAGGTCGTCGCCGCGGTGGAGCGCGACCCGGTCGACCTCATCGAGACAGTCGCCGAGCGCATCGCCGCCGTCGTGCTCGAACACCGGCCGGCCCGCCGCGTGCGGGTGACTCTGCACAAGCCGTCGGCACCGATCACGGTGCCGTTCGCCGACGTCGCCGTAACCATCACACGGGCGCGCCCGTGA
- the folP gene encoding dihydropteroate synthase, with amino-acid sequence MSNHPATPVQSATPVQSATPVVAAPTRSRRAKPAGSLPTGPVRPLILGILNVTPDSFSDGGAHDSVAAAVEYAVHMRECGADLIDVGGESTRPGSERLPVEEEQRRVLPVLDELAKRRIPVSIDTMNASTAAAAAERGAAIINDVSGGTADADMARVAAETGLMFIAMHSRGPSGTRTTYRDVVDEVRLELEYRVAALIMQGVHPGQIIVDPGIGFAKDSAQSWELLGGLRELRALGHPLLVGASRKRFLGELLPTGAKPRKRDAATAVISALSAEAGAWGVRVHDVPATKAALDVWSAMNGAVR; translated from the coding sequence GTGTCTAACCATCCCGCCACACCCGTCCAGTCCGCCACACCCGTCCAGTCCGCCACACCTGTTGTCGCGGCACCCACGCGGTCCCGGCGCGCGAAGCCAGCCGGATCTCTCCCGACCGGCCCGGTGCGACCGCTCATCCTGGGCATCCTCAACGTCACCCCCGACTCGTTCAGCGACGGCGGGGCTCACGACTCCGTTGCCGCAGCCGTGGAGTATGCAGTCCACATGCGAGAGTGCGGCGCCGACCTCATCGACGTCGGCGGCGAGTCGACCAGGCCCGGGTCCGAACGTCTCCCGGTCGAGGAGGAGCAGCGCCGGGTGCTGCCCGTGCTCGACGAGCTCGCCAAGCGGCGCATACCGGTCAGCATCGACACGATGAACGCGAGCACCGCCGCGGCGGCCGCCGAGCGGGGCGCCGCGATCATCAACGACGTGTCCGGCGGCACCGCCGACGCCGACATGGCCAGGGTCGCGGCCGAGACGGGGCTCATGTTCATCGCGATGCACTCGCGCGGGCCGAGCGGGACGCGCACCACCTACCGGGACGTCGTCGACGAGGTGCGCCTCGAACTCGAGTACCGCGTCGCCGCGCTGATCATGCAGGGGGTGCACCCCGGGCAGATCATCGTCGACCCCGGAATCGGCTTCGCGAAGGACTCCGCGCAGAGCTGGGAGCTGCTCGGCGGACTCCGCGAGCTGCGCGCCCTCGGCCATCCCCTTCTCGTCGGCGCCTCCCGCAAGCGATTCCTCGGCGAGCTGCTGCCCACGGGGGCCAAGCCCCGCAAGCGGGACGCGGCGACCGCCGTGATCAGTGCGCTGTCGGCCGAGGCGGGCGCCTGGGGCGTTCGCGTGCACGACGTGCCCGCGACCAAGGCGGCCCTCGACGTGTGGAGCGCCATGAACGGAGCAGTGCGGTGA
- the panC gene encoding pantoate--beta-alanine ligase, with product MPVVVETIAGLRSQLRQAKAHAAAEGPTRPRVALVPTMGALHEGHMALVERAQERAEIVVVSIFVNPLQFGASEDLDLYPRTVESDVERLRTHGVQIVFAPTLSEMYPAGDVPTKVTAGDIGNLYEGRSRRGHFDGVLTVVAKLLHVVGPDTVVFGQKDAQQVFLVKRMISDLNFDVQVATVPTVREDDGLALSSRNRFLDARERIAARALSRALEAAESSADRGPDAVLAAAQSVLAGDDTVQLDYLQVVNPATFLPADDNHHGRAIVLVAARIGDTRLIDNATIQLG from the coding sequence GTGCCCGTCGTCGTCGAAACCATTGCGGGACTGCGCTCCCAGCTCCGCCAGGCCAAGGCCCACGCCGCCGCCGAGGGTCCCACCCGGCCGCGGGTCGCCCTCGTTCCGACCATGGGTGCACTGCACGAGGGGCACATGGCCCTCGTCGAACGTGCCCAGGAGCGCGCCGAAATCGTGGTGGTGTCGATTTTCGTCAATCCGCTCCAGTTCGGTGCGAGCGAAGACCTCGATCTCTACCCGCGCACGGTCGAGTCCGACGTCGAGCGGCTGCGTACCCACGGCGTGCAGATCGTGTTCGCGCCGACACTCAGCGAGATGTATCCGGCCGGCGATGTGCCGACCAAAGTGACGGCCGGCGACATCGGCAACCTCTACGAGGGTCGCTCCCGCCGAGGACACTTCGACGGCGTGCTCACCGTTGTCGCCAAGCTGCTCCACGTCGTGGGCCCCGATACCGTGGTGTTCGGCCAGAAGGATGCCCAGCAGGTCTTCCTCGTGAAGCGCATGATCTCCGACCTCAACTTCGACGTTCAGGTGGCCACCGTGCCGACCGTGCGCGAAGACGATGGCCTCGCCCTGTCGAGCCGCAACCGCTTCCTCGACGCGCGCGAGCGCATCGCCGCCCGAGCGCTGTCGCGCGCGCTGGAGGCGGCGGAATCCTCGGCGGATCGGGGGCCGGATGCTGTGCTCGCGGCCGCCCAGTCCGTGCTCGCCGGCGACGACACCGTGCAGCTCGACTACCTGCAGGTCGTCAACCCGGCGACCTTCCTGCCCGCCGACGACAACCACCACGGCCGCGCGATCGTGCTCGTCGCCGCGCGCATCGGCGACACCCGACTCATCGACAACGCGACGATCCAGCTCGGCTGA
- the folE gene encoding GTP cyclohydrolase I FolE, protein MAGIDTDRIANAVAEILAAIGEDPTRPGLVDTPRRVALAHAEYFSGLGRDPLEHLVDTLPVDSATGDLVLLRDIEVRSMCEHHLLPFTGVAHIAYAPRERIIGLGRLPLVVDTLASRPQLQERLTEEIADAVQAGLDPRGVLVVVDAAHQCVSARGVRQTRSSTVTMAARGTLADPTGRAEIITMIGAPRV, encoded by the coding sequence GTGGCCGGCATCGACACCGATCGCATCGCCAACGCTGTCGCCGAGATCCTCGCCGCGATCGGCGAGGATCCGACGCGCCCCGGGCTCGTCGATACCCCGCGCCGGGTCGCGCTGGCGCACGCCGAGTACTTCTCCGGCCTCGGCCGTGATCCGCTCGAGCACCTCGTCGACACGCTCCCGGTGGACTCCGCGACGGGCGACCTGGTACTGCTGCGCGACATCGAGGTGCGCTCGATGTGCGAGCACCACCTCCTCCCGTTCACCGGTGTGGCCCATATCGCCTACGCTCCGCGCGAGAGAATCATCGGACTCGGCCGTCTGCCCCTCGTGGTCGATACGCTGGCCTCGCGCCCCCAGCTCCAGGAGCGATTGACCGAGGAGATTGCGGATGCTGTTCAAGCGGGCCTTGATCCCCGTGGGGTGCTCGTCGTCGTCGACGCGGCCCACCAGTGTGTTTCGGCGCGCGGTGTGCGCCAAACGCGGAGTTCGACGGTGACGATGGCAGCCCGCGGCACGCTCGCGGATCCCACCGGGCGGGCCGAAATCATTACGATGATCGGAGCGCCCCGTGTCTAA
- the lysS gene encoding lysine--tRNA ligase has translation MTDTMPQPSEAEAAAQALAELQEISEQTAVRLAKRERLIASGGEAYPVGVPITTTIPAVRAKFPDLEADAATGDIVGLAGRVVHSRNTGKLCFASLQSGDGSRIQAMVSLAEVGQEKLDGWKDLVDLGDHVFVAGEVISSRRGELSIMVTDWMIAAKAIRPLPNLHTDLSEETRVRSRYLDLIAREGARTMVRSRAAAVASLRTTFARHDYVEVETPMLQTMHGGASARPFATHSNAFDTELFLRIAPELFLKRAVVGGIDRVFEINRNFRNEGADSTHSPEFAMLEAYQSYGDYHQMATLTQEMVQNAALDVAGSHVATWADGTEYDLGGEWDRIGMYDSLSAAAGEQITPQTPFVELLAHAARLEIEVPHPTHGKLVEELWEHYVKPGLVRPTFVLDFPVDTSPLVRDHRTTSGVVEKWDLYIRGFELATGYSELVDPVIQRERFVEQAQLAAGGDVEAMRLDEEFLRALEHGMPPTGGMGMGIDRLMMALTGLGIRETILFPLVK, from the coding sequence ATGACCGACACCATGCCCCAGCCGAGCGAAGCCGAAGCCGCAGCCCAGGCCCTCGCCGAGCTGCAGGAGATCTCAGAGCAGACCGCCGTGCGCCTCGCCAAGCGTGAGCGGCTCATCGCGTCGGGTGGCGAGGCCTACCCGGTCGGCGTGCCGATCACGACGACGATACCGGCGGTACGGGCGAAGTTCCCCGACCTCGAGGCGGATGCTGCGACCGGCGACATCGTCGGCCTGGCCGGCCGCGTTGTGCACTCCCGCAACACCGGCAAGCTCTGTTTCGCGTCGCTGCAGTCCGGCGACGGATCGCGCATCCAGGCGATGGTGAGTCTCGCCGAGGTCGGCCAGGAGAAGCTCGACGGCTGGAAGGACCTCGTCGACCTCGGCGACCATGTCTTTGTCGCGGGCGAGGTCATCTCCAGCCGCCGCGGCGAGCTGTCGATCATGGTCACCGACTGGATGATCGCCGCGAAGGCCATCCGCCCGCTGCCCAACCTGCACACCGACCTCAGTGAGGAGACGCGGGTCCGCAGCCGGTACCTCGACCTCATCGCCCGCGAGGGAGCCCGCACGATGGTGCGCTCGCGCGCCGCCGCGGTCGCCTCGCTGCGCACGACATTCGCGCGACATGACTACGTCGAGGTCGAGACGCCCATGCTGCAGACCATGCATGGGGGAGCATCCGCCCGCCCCTTCGCAACCCACAGCAACGCGTTCGACACCGAGCTGTTTTTGCGCATCGCACCCGAGCTGTTCCTCAAGCGCGCCGTCGTCGGCGGCATCGACCGGGTGTTCGAGATCAACCGCAACTTCCGCAACGAGGGCGCCGACTCGACCCACTCGCCCGAGTTCGCGATGCTCGAGGCATACCAGTCCTACGGTGACTACCACCAGATGGCCACGCTCACCCAGGAGATGGTGCAGAACGCCGCACTCGACGTCGCAGGGTCGCACGTCGCGACGTGGGCCGACGGCACCGAGTATGACCTCGGCGGCGAGTGGGACCGCATTGGCATGTACGACTCGCTCAGCGCCGCCGCCGGCGAGCAGATTACCCCGCAGACCCCGTTCGTCGAGTTGCTCGCGCACGCGGCCCGCCTCGAGATCGAGGTGCCGCACCCGACCCACGGCAAGCTCGTCGAGGAGCTGTGGGAGCACTATGTGAAGCCCGGCCTCGTGCGCCCGACCTTCGTGCTCGACTTCCCCGTCGACACGTCGCCGCTCGTGCGCGACCACCGCACCACCTCTGGCGTGGTCGAGAAGTGGGACCTCTACATCCGCGGCTTCGAGCTTGCGACCGGCTACTCGGAGCTCGTCGACCCTGTCATCCAGCGTGAGCGTTTCGTCGAGCAGGCACAGCTCGCCGCCGGGGGAGACGTCGAGGCGATGCGCCTCGACGAGGAGTTCCTGCGCGCGCTGGAGCACGGGATGCCGCCGACCGGGGGCATGGGCATGGGCATCGACCGGCTGATGATGGCGCTCACTGGCCTCGGCATCCGTGAGACGATCCTGTTCCCGCTCGTCAAGTAG
- the folK gene encoding 2-amino-4-hydroxy-6-hydroxymethyldihydropteridine diphosphokinase has translation MIREQRMRVELPAVIALGSNLGDREQALRDAVRAIDELPGVVVSAASEIVESPALKPDGVDESAPSYLNAVIAVRSAIGPQQLLDCLNEIEQRLGRVRTERWGDRTLDLDIITAAGPHENNDRLTLPHPRAWQRGFVLVPWAQMNPGAQLPGHGPVADLAAATTDVVLPYPAAPLMATVRSGRPS, from the coding sequence GTGATCCGCGAGCAGCGGATGAGGGTCGAGCTTCCGGCTGTCATCGCCCTCGGCAGCAACCTCGGAGACCGCGAGCAGGCTCTGCGGGATGCGGTGCGCGCGATCGACGAGCTGCCCGGCGTTGTCGTCAGCGCGGCGTCGGAGATCGTGGAGTCGCCCGCGCTCAAGCCGGACGGCGTCGACGAAAGCGCCCCGAGCTACCTCAACGCGGTCATCGCCGTGCGCAGTGCGATCGGTCCGCAGCAGCTCCTCGACTGCCTCAACGAGATCGAGCAGCGGCTCGGCCGGGTGCGCACCGAGCGCTGGGGCGATCGAACACTCGACCTCGACATCATCACTGCGGCCGGGCCGCACGAGAACAACGACCGGCTCACCCTGCCGCATCCGCGGGCCTGGCAGCGCGGATTCGTGCTCGTGCCGTGGGCGCAGATGAACCCCGGAGCTCAGTTGCCTGGCCACGGCCCGGTGGCCGACCTCGCCGCCGCGACGACCGACGTCGTGCTGCCCTACCCCGCGGCGCCCCTTATGGCGACGGTGCGGTCCGGACGGCCATCGTGA
- a CDS encoding PH domain-containing protein — protein MTDEGERPAHGRRAAGVPLDRGEPVTELAASLSDGEWHHLHPASPLLKGGIVLIAVIGIVISNLRERFFENFVPGANFRGDDPIELLFQEGVFGWALLALLGVLSVLVLGFYISWRMHTFRITDEVVEVRSGVLFRTNRKARLDRIQGINIVRPFFARLFGAARLEVNQAGQDANVRLDYLGSAAADDLRREILRLASGTRAASVARANGVGPGVGAGPSLAAGPSLGAAASIVEQRMHEFLAPELDPDAAEPESVVKLGTGRLIGSILLSGASVFLVVAIVAVIVASVFAPESLFVFFGLVPAVLGVAGFYVQRFMKSLRYSIAGTPDGVRVGFGLLTTSNETLPPGRIHSVKVSQPLLWRGPGWWEVKVNRASQSSTNGAAGQQNTTILPVGNLADVARVLALVLPDLLDEGLALTGLTGPGAPDDGFTNSPGRAQGLRWFSWRRNGFAVTPTAVLLRKGAIWRELVLVPHPRLQSVSVQQGPLLRMLRLAAVRLHTVTGPISAELGAVDRDAAVELFTLTAESAVRASGSDTSHRWRSAEGVDYRDGVDAGPVDRPSVIDAAGWAAPDAGTAAPAPDAGSHDRPLL, from the coding sequence GTGACCGACGAAGGCGAGCGCCCGGCACACGGCCGTCGCGCGGCCGGTGTCCCCCTCGATCGCGGCGAGCCCGTCACCGAGCTTGCCGCGTCGCTGAGCGACGGTGAGTGGCACCATCTGCATCCCGCCTCCCCGCTTCTCAAGGGCGGCATCGTGCTCATCGCCGTGATTGGCATCGTGATCTCGAACCTGCGTGAACGCTTTTTCGAGAACTTCGTGCCCGGCGCGAACTTCCGCGGCGACGACCCGATCGAGCTCCTCTTCCAAGAGGGCGTCTTCGGCTGGGCGCTCCTCGCGCTGCTCGGGGTGCTGTCGGTGCTCGTCCTCGGCTTCTACATCTCGTGGCGCATGCACACCTTCCGGATCACCGACGAGGTTGTCGAGGTGCGCTCCGGCGTGCTGTTCCGCACCAACCGCAAGGCGAGACTCGACCGCATCCAGGGCATCAACATCGTGCGGCCGTTCTTCGCGCGGCTGTTCGGTGCCGCGCGGCTCGAGGTCAACCAGGCCGGACAGGACGCCAACGTGCGCCTGGACTACCTCGGCTCTGCCGCGGCGGACGACTTGCGCCGCGAGATCCTGAGGCTCGCGTCGGGCACGCGCGCGGCATCCGTCGCCCGCGCGAATGGCGTCGGCCCGGGTGTCGGGGCCGGCCCGTCCCTCGCGGCCGGCCCGTCCCTCGGCGCCGCCGCGTCGATCGTCGAGCAGCGGATGCACGAGTTCCTCGCCCCCGAACTGGACCCCGACGCAGCCGAGCCGGAGTCAGTCGTCAAGCTCGGCACCGGGCGACTCATCGGATCGATCCTGCTGAGCGGCGCATCCGTCTTCCTTGTCGTGGCGATCGTCGCGGTCATCGTCGCCTCGGTCTTCGCCCCCGAGTCACTTTTCGTCTTCTTCGGCCTCGTTCCGGCGGTACTCGGCGTCGCGGGGTTCTACGTGCAAAGGTTCATGAAGTCGCTGCGCTACTCGATCGCGGGCACCCCCGACGGCGTTCGAGTCGGCTTCGGGCTGCTCACAACGAGCAACGAGACGCTGCCGCCCGGCCGCATCCACTCGGTCAAGGTGAGTCAGCCGCTGCTCTGGCGCGGCCCCGGCTGGTGGGAGGTCAAAGTCAATAGGGCCAGCCAGTCCTCCACAAATGGGGCGGCCGGACAGCAGAACACGACGATCCTGCCGGTCGGCAACCTCGCCGACGTGGCCCGCGTGCTCGCCCTCGTGCTGCCCGACCTGCTCGACGAGGGGCTCGCCCTGACCGGGCTGACTGGACCGGGTGCGCCGGACGACGGTTTCACGAACTCGCCGGGCCGCGCCCAGGGGCTCCGCTGGTTCTCCTGGCGGCGCAACGGGTTCGCTGTCACACCGACCGCGGTGTTGCTGCGCAAGGGAGCAATCTGGCGTGAACTCGTGCTTGTGCCGCACCCGCGGCTGCAGAGCGTGTCGGTGCAGCAGGGCCCGCTGCTGCGGATGCTGCGGCTCGCCGCGGTGCGCCTGCACACGGTCACCGGCCCGATCAGCGCCGAGCTGGGTGCCGTCGACAGGGACGCCGCCGTGGAGCTGTTCACGCTGACGGCCGAGTCCGCCGTACGCGCCTCGGGCAGCGACACCTCGCACCGGTGGCGTTCTGCGGAGGGTGTTGACTACCGCGACGGGGTGGATGCGGGACCGGTTGACCGCCCGTCGGTAATAGATGCTGCAGGTTGGGCCGCTCCGGATGCCGGGACTGCTGCGCCTGCCCCCGATGCGGGGTCGCACGACAGGCCGCTCTTATGA